From Plasmodium cynomolgi strain B DNA, chromosome 9, whole genome shotgun sequence:
gcatagcaaaagcaaaacaaaataaaacaaaataaaaaaaaaaaaataaataaataaataaaacaaaaagcattctcaaaataattaacaaaaaacataaaacttAAAGCTGCAAGCTCTAAGCGTAGCAAATCGAAACGTATAAAAACGCgtaaaagcgaaaaaaaaaaaaaacccttccGACAGAGGAGAGCTTTGGTTTTTAGCCCTCAATTTAATTGTTACGATTTGATTTAACGTGACAAATTAAATTGCCAAGGTATGCCTCCCATCCCCACGCCTCCCGAGCGCGTACCtacctacatacatacagatatatatatgtatatatgtacatattactTACGTACGTATAGCAGTGTATAGTATACACGtatatatttgcatatattttcatatttttacgGCCGGTTGACACTCATTCCTGTAGCCCGCCCccgaaaggaaaaggcatAACGAGGCGAATAACGTCGCTCCCACCCCGCCGCTCACCCCGCTGCCCACCCCGCCGCTTAcaccaaaatgatgaagaaggTCGCGTTGTCGAtgctcctgctcctcctgccCGTGTACTCCCTGAGCatagaaaacgaaaaacagGAGccagaagaaataaataacatcACAGGAAAATTACAAGTACAAAATAGTGAGCATGAAAAATTTCTTAACATAATTAACGAAATTTTCACCAAGAAGGATGAAAGTtgcaaattttcattttccaacAATGGATTCAGATGCGCATTTAGTAAATTTGATGTCAATTTCAATAATGGATCTAAGGCAATGAATGCATTATTTACTAgcgaaaatgaacaaataataaaagatgCTGCTGAAGAATATAAAGTGAAACTGATGTTAGAGTTACACAATTTGAGACCACCAAAGACGaacttgaaaaattttaaaaaagattttcAAGGAATAtgtatgaaatttttttcagaattgagaaggaaaattttCCACCTGTACAGAAATGATGAATCCGGTCAGGATGGTGAAGACCAGGGTCGTGGGGAAATTACCAATGTGGATCAACTGACTGAGAGACTTGAATCTACTTATGATTCTGATTCTACGGAGGATGGCTCCACTGCAGGAAAGGATGGAAACCAAGACTTGTCTGAGTTGATAGAGGAGGATCATGAACACAACCCAGATGCTCCAAAGATGCAACAAAGCAGCTACTCATTCTCATCACATACatctaaaaaaattatgtttgaTGGAAATAACGTgattgaagaaaatgaaaattttattaatgatgGAAGTGATGAACAGAATGAAGATCTCCAACAAGGACCAATGACGAAAGAAAAAGctgttgccatttttttaaaaaatacatcctTTACTATTGAAGGTAATTGCACCGAGGAGGATCAGAAAGCTGAGAAACCATTTAGCGTTTTCTTTAACAGCCAACTGAGTAGAAACCACTTTAGCACTGTGTGCAACTCGAACGGAAAGAAT
This genomic window contains:
- a CDS encoding hypothetical protein (putative), with the protein product MMKKVALSMLLLLLPVYSLSIENEKQEPEEINNITGKLQVQNSEHEKFLNIINEIFTKKDESCKFSFSNNGFRCAFSKFDVNFNNGSKAMNALFTSENEQIIKDAAEEYKVKLMLELHNLRPPKTNLKNFKKDFQGICMKFFSELRRKIFHLYRNDESGQDGEDQGRGEITNVDQLTERLESTYDSDSTEDGSTAGKDGNQDLSELIEEDHEHNPDAPKMQQSSYSFSSHTSKKIMFDGNNVIEENENFINDGSNCTEEDQKAEKPFSVFFNSQLSRNHFSTVCNSNGKNFLRKAEGGSPFPMEPLNPDDLNRMMADMLKFFESQGDGNGMMLPFLSNMNFMDALNSLGFPAGLDFEGMFNDILKGNKPTPCCRGARPTLDGPPNKEDPPTTDDSDEQQ